The genome window CGGGCCGGTCGACCTGTTCGGCAGCAGCGGCGGCGCGGTCACGGCCCTCGCGTGGGTCACCGCGTACCCGCAGGACGTCCGCACGCTCGTCGCGCACGAGCCGCCGCTGATCAACGTGCTGCCCGACGCGGACGAGGCGCGCGCTGCCTCCGCGCGCGTCGACGCCGCGTACCAGGCGCACGGCTGGGGGACCGGGATGGCCGCCTTCATCGCGCTGACGTCGTGGCAGGGGCCCTTCCCCGCGGACTTCCTCACCGAGCTGCCCGACCCGGCCCGGTTCGGCCTGCCCCCGCAGGACGACGGCACGCGCAACGACCCGCTGCTGTCGGGCGCGTCCGCCCCCGTGACGGCGTACGTCCCGGACGTCGAGGCGCTGCGCGCGGTGCCCACCAGCGTCGTCCTGGCGGCCGGGATCGAGAGCGAGGGCGTCATCACCTGGCGTACGACGCACGCGCTGGCCGACCTGCTCGGCACGCAGGTGGCCGTCTTCCCGAGCAACCACGGCGGGTTCCTCGGTGACGAGTACGGCATGCCGGGGCAGCCGGAGGCGTTCGCGGCACGCCTGCGCGAGGTGCTCGCGGAGGGCTGACGACCGACGGGCGTGCGCGACGACGCGCCCGGGGCGCCGACGCCCGGCACCTGCGCCCCGCCCACGCACTGCACGAAAGCCGGGACGGGCTTAGCGTCGGAAGTGCAGGCCTCGCGCCATGCGGGGCCGTACTCAGCAGGGGGGCTGAACATGGTGACGAACACGCGTCGTGTCGAGCGGCACGATGGAGAACCTGAGGCCGTCGAGCTCAACCCGATCTTCGCCAGGCCGGGGGAGGCCACCGCCATCCCCAAGTTCGACTTCCCGGCCGACGAGGCGCTGCCTGAGACGGCCTACCAGATCGTCCACGACGAGGCGATGCTCGACGGGAACGCGCGGCTGAACCTCGCGACGTTCGTCGGCACGTGGATGGACGAGCACGCGTCGCGGCTGTACATCGAGGCCGCCGACAAGAACATGATCGACAAGGACGAGTACCCCCAGACGGCCGCCGTCGAGACGCGGTGCTGGACGATGCTCGCCGACCTGTGGCACGCCCCGGACCCGCGGAACACGATCGGGACGTCCACCATCGGCTCCTCCGAGGCGGCGATGCTCGGAGGGCTGGCCCTCAAGCGTCGCTGGCAGCAGGCGCGCCGTGAGGCCGGCAAGCCGACGGACAGGCCCAACCTCGTGCTGTCCAGCGCGGTGCAGGTCTGCTGGGAGAAGTTCTGCAACTACTTCGAGGTCGAGGCGCGGTACGTGCCGATCTCGCTGGAGCACAAGGTCCTCGACGGCCACGACCTCGACAAGTACGTCGACGAGAACACGATCGGCGTCGTCGCGATCATGGGCGTGACCTACACCGGCATGTACGAGCCGGTCGCGCAGATCGCCGCGGCACTCGACCGCATCCAGGAGTCGACCGGCCTCGACGTGCGCATCCACGTCGACGGCGCGTCCGGCGCCATGATCGCGCCGTTCATCCAGCCCGACCTGGAGTGGGACTTCCGCGTGGCGCGTGTCGCGTCGATCAACACCTCGGGCCACAAGTACGGCCTGGTGTACCCCGGTCTGGGCTGGGTGGTGTGGCGTGACGTGGCGTCGCTGCCCGAGGACCTGGTCTTCCGGGTGTCGTACCTCGGTGGCGACATGCCGACGTTCGCGTTGAACTTCTCGCGGCCCGGCGCCCAGGTGCTCCTGCAGTACTACCTGTTCATCCGGCTGGGCCGGAAGGGGTACGAGGCGGTGCAGCGGACGTCACGGGACGTCGCGCTCTACCTCTCGGGCGAGATCGCGAAGATGCCCGCGTTCGACCTGTGGAACGACGGCTCGGACATCCCGGTGTTCGCCTGGCGGCTGCGCGAGGGTCACACGACCAACTGGAACCTCTACCACCTGTCCGAGCGGCTGCGGATGAAGGGCTGGCTGGTGCCCGCGTACCCGATGCCCGACGACCTCACGGACCTCACCGTCCAGCGCATCGTGGTCCGCAACGGCTTCAGCCACGACCTCGCTTCGGCGTTCCTCGCCGACCTGGGCGACGAGGTCGCCTATCTCGACGCCCTCACCGGCCCCATGCCGGCCGAGGGTCAGCGCTCCGGCTTCCACCACTGAGCCGCGGACAAGGCAGGGGGACACCTATGTCAGCGCAGAGCAGCACGCCCGCACCCGGTGGCACGGGGCCGCACGTCCGGGCCGACGGCACGCACGCGCCGTCCGCCGACCACGTCAAGC of Cellulomonas dongxiuzhuiae contains these proteins:
- a CDS encoding alpha/beta fold hydrolase; translation: MTDTTTYRTLEVPGATIAYDVRGPLPAVDGRPPLVLIGQPMDATGFGTLASHFTDRTVVTYDPRGIGRSTRDDGRTDHDPAVQAQDLHALVTGLDAGPVDLFGSSGGAVTALAWVTAYPQDVRTLVAHEPPLINVLPDADEARAASARVDAAYQAHGWGTGMAAFIALTSWQGPFPADFLTELPDPARFGLPPQDDGTRNDPLLSGASAPVTAYVPDVEALRAVPTSVVLAAGIESEGVITWRTTHALADLLGTQVAVFPSNHGGFLGDEYGMPGQPEAFAARLREVLAEG
- a CDS encoding glutamate decarboxylase, which produces MVTNTRRVERHDGEPEAVELNPIFARPGEATAIPKFDFPADEALPETAYQIVHDEAMLDGNARLNLATFVGTWMDEHASRLYIEAADKNMIDKDEYPQTAAVETRCWTMLADLWHAPDPRNTIGTSTIGSSEAAMLGGLALKRRWQQARREAGKPTDRPNLVLSSAVQVCWEKFCNYFEVEARYVPISLEHKVLDGHDLDKYVDENTIGVVAIMGVTYTGMYEPVAQIAAALDRIQESTGLDVRIHVDGASGAMIAPFIQPDLEWDFRVARVASINTSGHKYGLVYPGLGWVVWRDVASLPEDLVFRVSYLGGDMPTFALNFSRPGAQVLLQYYLFIRLGRKGYEAVQRTSRDVALYLSGEIAKMPAFDLWNDGSDIPVFAWRLREGHTTNWNLYHLSERLRMKGWLVPAYPMPDDLTDLTVQRIVVRNGFSHDLASAFLADLGDEVAYLDALTGPMPAEGQRSGFHH